A single window of Chloracidobacterium sp. DNA harbors:
- the hisF gene encoding imidazole glycerol phosphate synthase subunit HisF, which translates to MLAKRIIPCLDVKDGRTVKGTNFIGLRDAGDPVDLAVRYCSEGADELVLLDISATNERRKTFAALISRVASEINIPFTVGGGISAVEDIGVLLGCGADKVSINTAAVRSPDLLTHAAANFGSQCIVLAIDAKETDTGWKVFLNGGRVATDIDVLDWARRGVELGAGEILLTSMKADGTKSGFEIELTRAVSDAVSVPVIASGGAGDNDDFAAVFEYGHADAALAASVFHYGEMSVANLKHYLATRGIEVRL; encoded by the coding sequence ATGTTGGCTAAACGAATAATACCGTGCCTCGACGTTAAGGACGGTCGAACCGTAAAGGGCACTAATTTTATAGGATTGCGGGACGCGGGCGATCCGGTCGATCTCGCTGTCCGATATTGCTCCGAGGGCGCGGACGAACTGGTCCTGCTCGACATATCGGCGACCAATGAACGGCGAAAGACCTTTGCCGCCTTGATCTCCCGCGTGGCGTCCGAGATCAATATACCGTTTACGGTCGGCGGCGGTATTTCGGCTGTTGAGGATATCGGAGTTCTGCTCGGATGCGGCGCTGACAAGGTATCGATAAATACCGCAGCGGTCAGATCGCCTGACCTTTTAACACACGCGGCGGCCAATTTCGGGTCGCAATGTATCGTCCTCGCCATCGACGCTAAGGAAACCGACACGGGCTGGAAGGTGTTTCTAAATGGCGGCCGAGTTGCCACCGACATCGACGTTCTCGATTGGGCTCGTCGCGGGGTCGAACTCGGTGCCGGCGAGATACTGCTGACCTCTATGAAAGCAGACGGAACAAAGAGTGGATTTGAAATTGAACTGACGCGGGCTGTCTCGGATGCCGTGAGCGTGCCCGTGATCGCCTCCGGCGGGGCCGGCGATAACGATGATTTTGCGGCCGTTTTTGAGTATGGGCACGCGGATGCGGCATTGGCGGCAAGCGTCTTCCACTATGGTGAGATGTCGGTCGCAAACCTCAAGCACTATCTGGCAACGAGGGGAATAGAGGTGAGATTATGA
- the hisA gene encoding 1-(5-phosphoribosyl)-5-[(5-phosphoribosylamino)methylideneamino]imidazole-4-carboxamide isomerase: protein MIEIIPAMDLIDGSCVRLVQGDFSRETVYSTDPLEIAKRFEDAGMKRLHMVDLDGARSGKPANLQVLDRIASATSLVIDYGGGIRTDTDAAAVFEAGASVINVGSIAVRDPELLFDWITKFGAHRFLLGADSKNGNVAIDAWKTETDEPIVGFLSGFATRGVTRIFVTDIANDGTLAGPSLELYREILATIPSIDLIASGGVTSTADVDALEAIGCKGVIIGKAIYERSIALEELSRYVG, encoded by the coding sequence ATGATCGAAATAATACCGGCAATGGACTTGATCGACGGCAGTTGTGTGCGTCTGGTACAGGGCGATTTTTCCCGCGAGACCGTTTACTCCACCGACCCGCTTGAGATAGCAAAACGCTTCGAAGATGCGGGGATGAAACGCTTGCATATGGTCGATCTCGACGGCGCCCGTAGCGGCAAACCGGCTAATTTGCAGGTGCTCGACCGCATTGCGTCAGCCACGTCACTGGTCATCGATTATGGCGGCGGCATTCGAACGGACACAGACGCGGCGGCAGTATTTGAGGCGGGTGCATCCGTGATCAACGTCGGTAGTATTGCGGTCCGCGATCCTGAACTGCTTTTTGACTGGATCACAAAATTTGGTGCTCACAGGTTCTTGCTTGGTGCCGATTCAAAGAATGGCAATGTCGCGATCGACGCTTGGAAAACAGAGACGGACGAGCCGATCGTAGGGTTTCTGTCCGGGTTTGCGACCCGCGGTGTCACCCGTATATTTGTGACCGACATCGCCAATGACGGTACGTTGGCCGGGCCATCGCTTGAGCTTTATCGAGAGATCTTGGCTACGATACCATCGATCGATCTGATCGCGAGCGGCGGAGTCACCAGCACCGCGGACGTTGACGCTCTCGAGGCGATCGGCTGCAAAGGCGTGATCATCGGAAAGGCGATCTATGAGCGAAGTATCGCACTGGAGGAACTATCGAGATATGTTGGCTAA
- the hisH gene encoding imidazole glycerol phosphate synthase subunit HisH, protein MKVAIVKYNAGNSVSVANALHRLGVESSITDSTDELRQADRVIFPGVGEASSAMRYLREHKLDGVIRTLTQPVLGICLGMHLMCEFSDENSTTCLGILPYRANKFVDGTLKIPHTGWNQIGQLQSPLFDRVAEGAWVYFVHGYYVGVGADTTAVTEYGGQFSAGLSRDNFHSLQFHPEKSGDIGALILENFLKL, encoded by the coding sequence ATGAAAGTCGCGATCGTTAAATACAATGCCGGCAATTCCGTCTCGGTTGCCAATGCCCTCCACCGCCTCGGCGTCGAGTCGTCGATCACCGACTCGACGGACGAGCTCAGGCAGGCGGACCGCGTGATATTTCCGGGCGTCGGCGAGGCTTCGAGTGCGATGCGATATCTGCGTGAGCACAAACTCGACGGCGTTATCCGCACGTTGACGCAGCCGGTGCTGGGCATTTGTCTGGGGATGCACCTTATGTGCGAATTTTCTGATGAAAATTCGACTACGTGTCTGGGCATCTTGCCTTATCGCGCCAACAAGTTTGTTGACGGCACGCTCAAGATCCCGCACACCGGTTGGAATCAGATCGGGCAGTTGCAGTCACCGCTATTTGACCGTGTCGCCGAAGGTGCGTGGGTATATTTTGTTCACGGGTATTACGTCGGCGTAGGTGCGGACACGACGGCGGTTACGGAATACGGTGGCCAATTCAGTGCCGGTCTGAGCCGTGACAATTTTCATTCGCTGCAATTTCATCCTGAGAAATCGGGTGATATAGGGGCACTCATCCTGGAGAATTTCTTAAAGCTATGA